CCGCGCGAAGGCTGCCGAGGCGATGGCTTTGCCCTGGCAACCATAGGCACTGGCCCAGATCGCGCCATCCATGCGATTGAAGGCCATCAACCGCCCCCCGGCGTCGCACACCGCCACGCTGATCCGGATGTTCATCTCCTTGGCCTTGTCCAACGTTGCCTGCACGACCTGATTGGCTTCCGCGAGGGTCAGGGCCATTATGGGGTTCCTCCTCCCGCTCAGCGATGTAGGGCAGACCCTAGCCGGCGCGCCTCACGTGGTCAAGGCGGCGCGGGACTGAGCGCCTTGCCGTTTGCCTCCTGCATACGAGCGGGCTACCTTCGTCGCTCATCCTGGCAGAGGAGGTCCCTATGGCTCAGGCGACGTTGCCGCCGTGGATCAAAGCGCTGCAACAGCGTGATCCGGAGTTCGTCGACTCCTACATGGCCCAGCGCGAGCGCATCTTGCGAGACGGTGCCATTCCAGCCAAGTAGACGCCCTCCAGTCGCACCCGGACAGCGTGGCGAACATTGCCAACCGCGCCCGCGCCGCTGGTGCGTCAGAAGCCGAAATCCAGGAAGCCGTCGAAGTGACGTATCTCTTCGGCGGTACCCCGGCGCTGGTGACGGCCATGAACGCGTTCCGCGCCTCGTGAACGCGCAGATCAGGCCGCTGCCGTGGTGACGCATGGGTAAACGCGCGTCCCCACCTGTCGGTCGCGGCCGGTCATGTCGTCGCGCCGCGCTGTCGCGGCAGGTCGGCGATCTGCGGTTGCCCGCAACACTCGGCCCAGTCGAGGACGATTGCGTCGTACTTGTCGTCACGGACTACCGCAGGGGCGAGAACGGCGCCGGGATCAGCAGCTTGTTTTCCTGCCGGATCGGCCGCACCCCGGGTTGTGGCGGCCACTGGCCACCCTTGCGGGATTCCTCCCGGATGCGCGTGCGCTCGTTGGAGTCCTTGTAGACCCAGACGTGCACGAACTTGTTCAGTCCCCCGATTTCGCTGGTCCAGCAGGCTGCCAGGGGCGAGAGCTTCTCACGGGCAGGAACGGCCTTGGCCCAAGCATCCAGCACCGCCGGGAGGTCGCCCGGTGCGTAGGTGTAGATCCGCATCTCGTAGAAGTTCCCGGTGCCGAAGTCGCGGCTGCCCAGCGGCTGCATGAACGGAGCGGGGATCATGATGTCGGACTGCTGCTCCACGATCAGGTCCCGCCCGCCGGGGAGTTGCTGGAGCGCGGCGTCCTTCGTCATGGCCTCGCGCACCGCCGTGCGCTCTTTCAGATCTTCGTAAGGCCAGGCGTGGATGACCTGATTGAGTGGGCCGAAGTCGGTGTGCCAGAAGCCTCCCAACTGGGAGTGCTTTTCCCGCAGCGGCTTCCGCTTGGCAAAGCGGTCTTCGAATTCCGCCACGGCGCCGGTGCGGAGGGTGTACGTACGAACTTCGTAGATCATGAGCTCCTCCTTGTCCTCGAGCTACCCGCTTCCTACTCGCGAACGCGGCGCTGGTCAAGAGCCCCTCGTCGTCCTCGGCCTCCTTGTAGCTCCGGGTCGGCCGGTCGCCAAAGCGGCGCGGCGGGAAGCCGCCGGGTGAGACCAGGCACAGGTGCGTCACCCGCGGGGCGAGCCGCCTGGCGAGGTTCGCGGCGATGGCCCCGCCGAACGAGAACCCGGCAAACCGCAGCGGGGCATTGCCCGGGAACATCTCGACGAACAGACCGTACACGAGGTCGAGGTACGCCGCGCCGGTGGTCTCGCGCGCGACAGGCGCCGAGGTGGCTTCCACGATCCCATGCCACCGTGAAAGAGGACAACGTCCGGTCCGCTGCCGTTCCGGTGCACCGCCATCCGGGGGGCATGCTCGCCGCGCAGGGTGTGGTCCTCCGCGATCAGGCGATCTCCGTGCCGTTTGAGCTTCGCGACGTCCGAACGCGCCGTCAGCGGGCCAGCGACTCGATCGCCCGCACCTCGTCGGCGGAGAGCGCCAGGTCGTGGCTGGCCAGATCCTGCTTCATGTGCTGGGCGTCGGAGGTGCCGGTCAGCGGCAGCATCCCGACCGCCTGCGCGAAGCGGAACACAACCTGAGCCGGCGTAGCCCCGCCGCGCGCGGCGATGCCGGCGACCAGCCGGTGGCGCAGCACCTCCGGGTTGGCGGTGAGCAGTGAGAAGCCCTGGTAGACGATCTTTCGCTCCATGCAGAAAGATCGAACATCGCGGTCCCAGCCGAGGCGGGCGAAGCAGCGGTTCTGGACAAAATGAGGGGTCACGGCGCCGGCCACAGCCATCTGCTCGAGGTGCCGCAGGGAGATGTTGCTCACGCCGAGAAACCGCGTGCGGCCGGCGTCGCGCTCGTTCACCATCGCAGCCCAGACCTCGGCGTCGTCGTCGGTCCAGCCGTGGCCGGAGGCGGGCCCGTGCAGCACGTAGTTGTCGACGTGGTCAGTCCCGAGGTGCTCGAGCGAGCTAGCCATCGATTGGGCGACCTGCGTGGCCAGGTCGGCCGATGGGTCATAGGGCAGCCGGTGGTCCTGACCGCCCTGGTAGGTGAACTTCGTTTGTAAGAACAGGTCCGCCCGCGTGACCACGCCCGCACGGTAGGCCGCGGCGAGCCCCTGACCGACTCCGGCCTCGAAGTAGTGCCGCCGCTGGTTGGCGGTGTCGATGCCTCGGAAGCCCATTCGGAGCGCGAGCTCGGTGAGGGCCGGGGTCCGGTCTTCCTTCCAGGCGGTGCCGTAGAGGAAATCAGGAACGGGTCCGGCGCTCATGCGTGCTGAAGCTCCCGTGGGCTACACCGGCAGCTTGTCGCCGTCCGGTGGCGCCGTAACCTCGAACGCGTTGACGACGCCCGACAGGAGCGCGAAGTAGTTCGCGGCCGCCGTCAGCTCGACCAGCCACTGCACGCCGTATCGCTTCTGGAGCGCGTCGAAGACCGCCTGGTCGACGCGGTTCGTGCGCATCAGCTGCCGAACGTAGGTCACGATCTCCCGCTCTTCCGCGGGGAGCTTGCCCGGGTCGCCCTTCGCCCGGATGAGATCGATGACCTCCTCGCGCAGGTCGATGCGCCGTGCCGCGCCGACCTGGGCCGCCCACACGTACGCCGCCTCGCGCTCGCGCACGGCGGTCAGGATGGCGACCGAGCGGAGCTTCGGCTCGACGATGCTCTCGTCGCGGAAGAAGGTGACCAAGGGGAGCACCCGCTCCGCCAGCTTCGGGCTGTGGAGCAGCATGCTGAACGGCCCCCGCACGCCGCCGAACACGTTCACCACCGCGTCGACGACGGCGTGGTGCTCGGCGGACACGTCGGACTTGCCGGTGATCGGAGCGACGCGTGGCATGATGAGCTCCTTTCTAGAGACTCGTGACGCACCGTCGACACGTCGGCAAACCTATGCGCCCGCGGACGCACCACCGTAGGAAAGCCTAGTGCCGTTCCAACTTGTTGATACTAAATCTGTCCACGAACGACGTACACGGTGCCTTCCTAGGCGCGAATAGTTGGAACGGCACTAGGGCTTGTCGTCGAGGACAATGATATCGAGCTCTTTGTCTTTGCCGCGTAGCCGGCTGACGAGATAGCGGAGCAGGTTGGCGTACACGATGCGGGCGACGCGATCGTGTCGTTCGACGAGTCTGCGAAACTCGGCCTTGGGAAGGAAGCAAAGTCTCGCGGGTGTCAGTGCTGCGGCCGACGCCGAGCTCGGTTGATCGTCGATGACGCCGTACTCGCCCAGACAGCGCCCCGGGCCCAGGCGGTTGAGGCGGACTCGAGTGGGCCGATGCGCCCCGCTTGCCGCTCGCTCGGGCAGGAAGATCTCGATCTCCCCCTCAAGGACGATATAAAGGCCGTCTCCCGGGGTGCCTTCCGACAGAATGAGCTCCCCGGGCTTCCGCGCGATGACATCGGACGACGAGAGCACTGGATCGAGGTCGGTGGGCCTCAAGCCCTGGAAGACCACGGAGTTGGCTAGGATCGTGCGATAGTTATTGAGATCGGCCGCCTGTTGGCTCACCGGAGTCCCCCCTCACTTACGTGTTCACGACTGGCAGCGCGCGCAGCTCGTTCAATCGGGCTTGCGCCAGGCCGAGTCCCCTTTGAGAGGTCGGCTGCCCTTTCGAGTCAGACTCTCAGATGACCCCGCGGTGCGCCAGGTCGGCGATCTGCTCCTTGGTGTAGCCGATGGACGTGAGGACCTCCTCGTTGTCCTGCCCCAGCTCCGGAGCCGCGGCGCGGATCGGGGGGCGCCGCTCACCGTGCGAGACCGGGTGCCCGAGGATGGTGAGATCACCCAGCACCGGCGAGCGCACGGGTTGCGCCATCTCCAGATGTCGCACCTGGGGATCGGCGAAGGCCTCGTCGACCCGATAGATCGGCCCGCAGGGCACGCCCGCGTCGTTCAGGATCCTGACCCACTCCGCGCTGGCCTTCTGCCGGGTGACCGGCAGGAGGACCTCCATCAGCACGTCGCGATTGGCGGAGCGCGCCCTGGCGGTGGCGAATCGCGGATCGGTGCGAAGATCCGGGCGCTCGAGGGCGCGGCAGAACCGGTCGTAGATCTCGTCGCCGGCCGCGGCGATGTTGATGTGGCCGTCCTTCGTCTCAAAGACGCCGGTGGGAATCCCCGTCGGATGGTTGTTCCCCGCCTGGGGTGGGATCTCCCCGCTCATCAGCCAGCGTGCCGCCTGGAAGTCGAGCATGCCCAGCATCGCCTCCAGCAACGAGGTGTGCACCCACTTGCCTTCGCCGGTGACCTCCCGCTCGAGGAGCGCCACCAGGATGCCCTGGGCGAGCAGGATCCCCGCGCACAGGTCGGCAATGGGAATGCCCACGCGCACCGGCCCCTGGCCCGGAATGCCGGTGATGGACATCAGGCCCCCCATCCCCTGCGCGATCTGATCGACCCCGGGCCGATCGCGATACGGCCCGCTCTGCCCGAAGCCGGAGATGCTGCCGTAGATGAGGCGCGGATTGATCGGGCGCAGGCTCTCGTAGTCGATGCCCAGGCGCCGCTTGACGTCCGGCCGGTAGTTCTCGACCACGATGTCGGCGTCCCGCACCAGCCGCTTGAAGATGGCCACCCCTGCGGGCTCGCGGAGGTTCAGCGTCAGGGCTTTCTTCCCGCGGTGCAGGTTCTGGAAGTCGAACCCGTGGCGATTGCCGCCCATGCCGTCGCCCGTGCGTCCGCCGGGCATCTCGATCTTGATCGCCCGGGCGCCCCAGTCGACGAGCTGCCGGACACACGTCGGGCCCGCCCGCGCCCGGGTGAGGTCGAGCACCGTGAAGCGCGCCAGCGGCCGGGTGCCGTTGTCTGCCATGGTTGTCGCATCATAGTGCAAGGCTCTTGGCCGGACAAACCTCGTGCTGAAACATGATAGCGTTCGGCCATGAACAGGACTGGGAAGGCCAGGTGGCGGCCGAACCCGTCGAACGCGTCGCTGCCGAGGGGGCCTTCGGCGCGCGGACCGAGATGCTGGTGAAGACCTTCCCCGGCCGGCCGCGCGCGATGGTGCTGAGCGGCATCGCCCTGTTTCCTTCCGCGGGAGACATGGGCGAGGCGACGACCGTCCGCAGCGCCGGGGGGGGGTCGGCACGGGCGTGTGAACCGCCTGGAGGTATCCGGCTACACCGGCCCTACCGCGCGGGGCAGGCCGCGCCGGAGTCCGCCCACGCCTTGATCAGCGCGCCGAAGGCGGCTTGCGTGCCCGGCGCGGGCTCGCGGCCGGTGCCGGGGCTCCAGGCCCAGCCCACGAGCGAGTCGCTCGCCATGTGCTCGACGATCTCGGCCAGGGTGTGGCCACCGTTGCGGGCGGGGTCCCTCACCTGCGTGCAGATCTCCGCGAGCGAGCGGCGCTGCCACGCCATGGACGCGGGGGCCAGGTGCCACTTCGGGTGGCCGGGGACGCGGCCGGGATCGAAGTTCGCGGGCTGGTGACACGTCGTGCATCGCATCGCGGTGACGCCAAGGCCGTCGCCGCCGCGCTGGACGGGCGGCTGATGCGGGTAGCCGGTGCCCTGCGCCGGGCGGTCGCCGTCCGGATGGCAGTTCAGGCAGCGCGGATGCTGGAGCACCTTGCCGGCCTCGACGAAGAGGGCCACCGCGCGCGCCGACGGATCGCGGATCGCGGCGAAGGCGCTCGGCGGGCGCAGCTCGCGCGCGCTCGGCCCACGCGCCGCCGGCGGCTTCTGGCCGGGCGCCGCCGGCTGGGTCTGAGCGCGGGGGATCGATGGCGCGATCACCGCCGCGACGGCGGCCGTGCCCACCACGATGATCGCGAGCGCCCGCGGTCTCATGCCGTGCGCGTGCCGGCCGGCGCGAGCCGCGCGAACGGCAGCCGCCGCACCCGCCGGCCGGTAAGCTGGAAGAACGCGTTGGCAACCGCCGGCGCGATCGGCGGCACGCCGGGCTCGCCCACCCCGGTCGGCGCCGCGCCGGACGGCACGATGTGCACCTCCACCGCCGGCATGTCCTCGATCCGCAGCGGCCGGTAGCCGTCGAAGTTCCGCTCCTGCACCCGGCCGCGCACCAGCGTGATCTCGCTCCACAGCGCGGCGGCCAGCCCGAAGCCGATGCCGCCTTCCATCTGGGCCCGGACGATGTCCGGGTTGATGGCGGTGCCGCAGTCGACGGCGCAGACGACCCGCTCGACCT
The DNA window shown above is from Candidatus Methylomirabilota bacterium and carries:
- a CDS encoding heme-binding protein — translated: MALTLAEANQVVQATLDKAKEMNIRISVAVCDAGGRLMAFNRMDGAIWASAYGCQGKAIASAAFARPSGELAERAGSPIIQGIAAAEGGHMIPSQGAVPIIRKGVLEGACGVGGGTAQQDEDCAHAGVAKL
- a CDS encoding carboxymuconolactone decarboxylase family protein, whose product is MANIANRARAAGASEAEIQEAVEVTYLFGGTPALVTAMNAFRAS
- a CDS encoding NIPSNAP family protein, giving the protein MIYEVRTYTLRTGAVAEFEDRFAKRKPLREKHSQLGGFWHTDFGPLNQVIHAWPYEDLKERTAVREAMTKDAALQQLPGGRDLIVEQQSDIMIPAPFMQPLGSRDFGTGNFYEMRIYTYAPGDLPAVLDAWAKAVPAREKLSPLAACWTSEIGGLNKFVHVWVYKDSNERTRIREESRKGGQWPPQPGVRPIRQENKLLIPAPFSPLR
- a CDS encoding aldo/keto reductase, producing MSAGPVPDFLYGTAWKEDRTPALTELALRMGFRGIDTANQRRHYFEAGVGQGLAAAYRAGVVTRADLFLQTKFTYQGGQDHRLPYDPSADLATQVAQSMASSLEHLGTDHVDNYVLHGPASGHGWTDDDAEVWAAMVNERDAGRTRFLGVSNISLRHLEQMAVAGAVTPHFVQNRCFARLGWDRDVRSFCMERKIVYQGFSLLTANPEVLRHRLVAGIAARGGATPAQVVFRFAQAVGMLPLTGTSDAQHMKQDLASHDLALSADEVRAIESLAR
- a CDS encoding cyclic nucleotide-binding domain-containing protein; the encoded protein is MSQQAADLNNYRTILANSVVFQGLRPTDLDPVLSSSDVIARKPGELILSEGTPGDGLYIVLEGEIEIFLPERAASGAHRPTRVRLNRLGPGRCLGEYGVIDDQPSSASAAALTPARLCFLPKAEFRRLVERHDRVARIVYANLLRYLVSRLRGKDKELDIIVLDDKP
- a CDS encoding CoA transferase, with the protein product MADNGTRPLARFTVLDLTRARAGPTCVRQLVDWGARAIKIEMPGGRTGDGMGGNRHGFDFQNLHRGKKALTLNLREPAGVAIFKRLVRDADIVVENYRPDVKRRLGIDYESLRPINPRLIYGSISGFGQSGPYRDRPGVDQIAQGMGGLMSITGIPGQGPVRVGIPIADLCAGILLAQGILVALLEREVTGEGKWVHTSLLEAMLGMLDFQAARWLMSGEIPPQAGNNHPTGIPTGVFETKDGHINIAAAGDEIYDRFCRALERPDLRTDPRFATARARSANRDVLMEVLLPVTRQKASAEWVRILNDAGVPCGPIYRVDEAFADPQVRHLEMAQPVRSPVLGDLTILGHPVSHGERRPPIRAAAPELGQDNEEVLTSIGYTKEQIADLAHRGVI
- a CDS encoding Isoquinoline 1-oxidoreductase subunit, coding for MRPRALAIIVVGTAAVAAVIAPSIPRAQTQPAAPGQKPPAARGPSARELRPPSAFAAIRDPSARAVALFVEAGKVLQHPRCLNCHPDGDRPAQGTGYPHQPPVQRGGDGLGVTAMRCTTCHQPANFDPGRVPGHPKWHLAPASMAWQRRSLAEICTQVRDPARNGGHTLAEIVEHMASDSLVGWAWSPGTGREPAPGTQAAFGALIKAWADSGAACPAR